Sequence from the Mycobacterium florentinum genome:
GCGCAGATCGGCCCGTCGGTGCGCTACCGCGAATTCTCCGGCGACGGGATCGACCAGCTCATCCTCGACCGCATGCGCGACAGCGTTCCGAGCGACAGCTCCGGCGGCGTCGCCAGCACGACGCGGATGGGGTCGCTGACTCGCCTGCTCGACCAATACCGGACCGCGAAGGAGGAACTGTCGACGGCGCCGGTCACCACCGTCCCGGCGGTAACCGGCGAGGACGTCGAGCTGTCCCGCAACGAATTCGAGGAGCTGATCTCCGGGCCGCTGGACGAATTCGTCACGGGCGTCGAAAACATCTTGCGGCACAACGAGATTCCGGCGACAAAATTGGCCGCTGTGGCCACCGTCGGCGGTGGCGCTGCCATCCCGCTGCTCGCCACCCGCCTTTCCGAACGCCTCGGGGTGCCGGTGCACACCGCACCACAGCCCGCGTTCACCGCCGCCCTCGGCGCGGCCTCCTTCGGTCTGCAGCACCCCGCAACGAGCGCGGTGCCGAGCCCTGCCGTCGGCAATGCGACGCAATTGGCACCCGCCGTGCCGGCCGACATGACGCAAGCCATCCCGAACGCCCGGATCGAAGAAGAGGGACCCCTGGCCTGGTCCGAGGACGAAGACGAGGAAGATCCCGTCCCCTACACCGGCCCGGAACACAGTGGCCAATATGTCCGCGACGCAATGGGTTTCGAGTACGAGGAGGACGACCCCTCCGCCGCCGCACCACCGCCGTGGTACCGGCGCACCGCCGTCGTCTTGAGCCTGGCAGCCGCGGCCGCGGCCATCATGGTGGCCACGATCCTGGCGTTGACCCTGGGCGAGGAGAACCCGAGGCCGGTGCAGCCGTCGCCGAGTCACCCGACGGCCCCGCCGCCCGAGCAAACCGTGACCGTCACCGAGCCGAACCCCACCGAGACGGTGACCGCGCCGCCCCCGCCGCCACCGTCGACGACCACCACCACCGAACCGCCCGTGACGATCACCGAGGCTCCGCCCACCACGACGTATCAGCCGCCGCCCACCACGACGGTCCCGCCGCCCACGACCACGGTCCCGCCGCCGGTGCCAACCGAACGCGAGCGACACTGGCCGTGGCGGCGCTACTGACGCGGCTGAATGTTGGGGCCGTGAGTGGCGAAGTCGGCCACCATCGCCTCGGCGCTGCGCACCGCAGCACGGCATGCCTTGGTGGTGAACGGGTCGTTGAGCGGATGCTCGGCCCGGCGGCGCCAGCGTTGCGCCGCGGCGAATGCGGCTCGCGGCCCCTCGTTGGGGTCGGCGTTACGATCCAAACCCAGCCGGCTGGCCGGGCGGGTGCCCGATCCGCCGATGATGCGACGCAGTGACGCGATTTCTTCCGTGTTCAACATGGTTGGGCGAGAAGATAATTGGCTGAGCAGCCGAAGCTCCTCGAAAGCGTGCGTGTCGGCCAGCAGCGGGTCGATATCGGCGATGACATAGGGTGTCGCGACGATCGGGAACGCCTCTACGAACCTGCGCAACGACACCAGCGCGGTGTGCGCCTTCAACATGTCGGAGCGTTGCGCGAATTGCTGATCGATGACCTCGCGCAGCGCTACCAACCCACTGCGCTCCAGCAATTCGTCGGCCAGGCCGGCCGCGTCGGCGACGCCGGTGGCCAGCACGGCGAGCGAGATCCGCAGACCGAACATGCCGAACCGGTCCAACAGCTGGGCACGGGTTGCCGCGTCGACGGGCAGCGGGCTCTCGACGCGCACGAAGCGGTCCACGCTCAGCATGGCCTTGCTGAGTTCGGTCGTATCGGCAGACGCGAGCTTCTGCAGGGCGATGAACTCGCTTTGGCGCAGCGTGCGCGCGGTCAGCGCCAGCAGCCCCGAGACCGGCACCACGGCTTGGCAGATGCCCGTCTCATTCATCTCCTTGGTGAATCGCTGTGCCACATCGGCTGCCGACAGCATGGCGTCGATCCGGCCCGCGCCGATCTCGTCGGCCCGCGACGCCACCCCGATGATGCCCAGCGCGCCCGTGGACCCGCCGACGAGTTGCCCAATCTGCTTGAGCAGGGCCACATCTGCGGCGTTGAGGGTGCGCAGCAGGAACACCACCGCGTCCACTCGCGGCACCCCGTCGGGGGGCACCAGCAACCGCAGCGTGCGCTCGGAGGCCTCACGCGTCAGCGACGACGTCCCCGGGGTGTCGATGATGGTGGTCTCGACCAATTCTTCGGCCGGCCACTCGACGTCCAGGTCGGCCACGTCGGCGGGGTTGAGTGTCCGGAAGTCGAACGTCAGCCCGGAGCTGTGATTGATCGGCACATTGGAATGCCTTCCGCCCCAATGGTTTGCGGTGACCTTTGGGGTGGGCCCGTGCCGGAACCACGTCACGATCCGGGTGGCCTCGGTGGCGTCGGTCGGGGCGATGTCTTGACCGACCAAAGCGTTGAGCAGGGTGGACTTTCCGGCCTTGAGTGTGCCGGCCAGGGCGATGCGGATCGGTTCGTTCAGCCGCGCGCCGATGCGGTCCAGTTCGAAGAAAACCTCGGGTCGGTTCCGGAATGCCGGCTCACCACGGTAGGCCTGGACGGTCCCGCCCAAAATCGCTCGGACTCGATCGCTCGTGCTCACACCCGTCCTACGGTCACCTGTGGCGTCAGTTTGTCCACATTCTCGGTGACCTGGTTCAGGATATTCAACTGCCGCTCGAGTTCCCGGACCTTGTTATCACGTTCGGCTTCTTCCACGTGCGCGGCGGCGATGGTGGACTGCAGCGATTCGTTGAGCGATCGGGAGATCTCGTTGGCGATGTCGCGGTAGTGGTCGCGCAGCGTGCGGTGGATGATCTTGAGCCGGTCGCGCGATTCCTTGCCCACCACGAACGAGATGTCGTCGACAAAGCGCCGCACATTTGTCTTGGCCTCGGCGCGCGCCCGCAGCAGCCGGTTCTCCTTGTCCTCCTTGTAGGCCATCCGGCCCAGGATCAGCCCGGCGCCCACCGACAACGGGTTGAACAGGCCCAGACCCGCCACGGACGACAACATGCCGATCATCACCACGCCGCCGTACGAACCACGCAGTCCGCTCACCATTTTCTGGCCCTTACCGGCCGGCTTGGACTCGAGGTCGGACACCGACTTGAGCTGGCCGAAGTCCCCGCCCATCGCGCGTTGGCTCAGCTGGGGGGTTAGCACCGAGTCCAGTCCCGCCGCGGCGAACGAACGGGCGACGTCGTCGGCCAGCTCCTCGGCGCGTTGGTAGGCCCAGACGAAGTTGTCTCCGACGGCGGTGGCGACGGCTTCCTCGACGTCGCTGCCGATTTCGGCCCAATGCCGGGTCGGGTCGCACGAATCGATCTGGCGCTCGATGTCCTCGGTGAGGGAACGGAACCGGGCGCGCATGTCGTGGTCGACGTCGGTGCTCAGGTCGGTGAATCCGTCGTTGAGCACCTGCTGCCACAGGGCGGTCTGCTCGAGTGCGTCCAGCGCGTCGCGCTTGCGCCGCTCCAGGTCTTCGGCAAGCCCGTCACGAAGCCCTGGATCGTTGACGACCGCGAGTTCCGAGCCCGCGGACATCGTCAATTGTTCTGCGGCCGAACGGATATCGCGGAGAACCTCGTCGCGCACCCGGTCGGTCTCGCGGGTGAGCACCCGCTCACTGAGGAATTTGACGATCGCGGGGAAGTTGGATTCCTCGTTGAGTTCGGTGTCGTTCTGGGTGACGGCGTGGCTGCGCAGCAGCGACGAGACGGGCAGGATCGGTATCGGCACCCCGGCGCGCTGCAGGTGCGCGGTGTTGGCGGCGACGATGTCGCGCCAGTGCGGATACAGGTCAGTCTTGGTGGCCGCCAACACCGACACGGGGCAGATGCGGTGGGCCTGGCGGATGAACCACATCTCCGGTTCGGTCAATTCCTGGCTGGTGTCGCTGACCATGATCAGCGCGTCCGCGTTGGGCAGCAGGCCCAGCGTCGCCGACAAGTGCGGCTGCCCGTGGCCGCCCACGCCCGGGGTGTCGATGAATGTCAGCCCACCTTGCAGAAGCGGGCTGGGCGCGGCGATCTCGACGCGCAGCACTTCACGGTTGCCGGCTTGCGGCGCGCGGCGCAGGTCGGTGTTGATGTCGTCGATCGGGATGTCGACGGGCGCGGGCTCTCCGTTGGGTCCGGCCGCCACGATCAGCCGGGCCGACGGTGGGTCGCCGTGGCTGACGACGGTGATGACGACGGTGGCCTCGTCGTCGCCCACTCGCGCCACCGGCAGATTGAGCAACGAGTTGAGCAGCTGACTCTTGCCCTGTTTGAGCTGCCCGGCGATCACCACCCGGATCTGCGGGTCGGTAATTCGGTCGCGGGCGCGGGCTAGTCGTTCCGCGAGATCATTGCGTTCGCTGAGTTCGGCGATGGCGATGGTGTGGTCGATCAGCTCGACGATGACGCTGACGCGCCTCGGATCGCTGGCTTGAGTCACCGCGGTTCCCCACTTTCTCGCATCTGTGATTACGGTATGCGCGCGAATCGGCGGGGATCAAAACATCCCCGCCGTTTCGCTACATCCGCGTGTTACCCGTGCGGGCCGGGGTGCGACGGCGCGGGTGCGTGCACCGGAGCCGGAGCATGCACCGGGGCCGGAGCGTGCGGAGTCCCTTCGAACACCGACGGGCTGTGCGGGGCCGGGGCATGCTCCACCGGAGCCGGGGCATGCTGAACCGGGGCAGGCGAATGCTGAACCGGGGCGGGCGAGTGCTCGACCGGAGCCGGCGAATGCTGAACCGGGGCGGGCGAGTGCTGAACCGGTGCCTGCTGCGCGGGCTCGTGGATCACCGGTCCACCCGCGCTGCCGTGGCCGCCGGCACCGCCGGCGCCGCCACCCTGCAAGACGGAGCCGGGGTTCGACGGAGGCGTCGCGTGACCACCAATACCGCCCCCGGCACCGCCGCCGCCCTGAATCACCGGGCCCTGTCCGGCAGGCCCGGCCGGGCCGTGAGCGCCGACACCACCGCTGCCGGCGGCACCGCCGCCGCCACCGAGCGTCGCGCCTTCCTGGCCGAGGATGCCGCCGTGAGCTCCACCGCCGGCACCCGCGTTGATGCCACCGCCCGGGAAGCCACCGCCAACACCGGCCCCTGAGTTGATGCCGCCAGCAGCTCCGCCGTGGCCGCCCATACCTGCGCCGCCGACTCCTGCGTTGATGCCGCCGCCAGCTTCTGCGTGGCTGCCCAAGCCGGCGGGTCCGGCAACGGTCGCGGATTGCGCCGTCGCGTGGCCTCCCAGCCCACCTTCACCGCTCAACGTGCCGCCGGTGCGTGCCCCGCCGATGCCGAGACCAGCGCCGCCAGCCGCGGCGGCACCGCCTTGACCACCGACGCCGACACCCCCGAGCGGGCCGGCCACGTGAGGAGTGGCGGCACCGTTCAGCGCTGCGCCCTCGCTAGCGATCAACCCCGCCTGACCGCTGGCCCCCAGCGCCGCGTTACCTCCCCCGCCGGCAATCGCGCCGGCGTTGCCCGCACCTGCCAGCTGGCTGCTGGCACCGAAACTTGCCTGGCTCGCCAAAGCGGCCTGACCGCCCAGACCTGCCTGCTCACCGGCACCGAAGCCGCCGCCGACCTGGCTACCAACGCCAGCACCAAAGCCGCCGGCCACCTGGCTGCCAAAGCCGCCTGCCGCCTGGCCACCGGCACCGGCGCCAGCGCCGAACGCGCCACCAGCCTGGCCGCCAAAACCACCTGCAGCCTGGCCGCCGAGGCCGCCACCCGCTTGGCCGCCGGCACCGAAACTTGCCTGGCTCACCAGAGCGGCCTGACCGCCGACACCTGCTTGGCCAGCCAACCCGGCCTGACCGCCAGCACCGAAGCCGCCACCGGCCTGACCGCCGGCTTCACCCCTTAGACCAACACCGGCGTGACCCCCCAGGCCAGCGCCTCCCCCAAGGCCGGCGCCGCCGTTGAATCCGGCACCAGCACCGACCCCAGCGCGACCGCCGAGACCAGCTTCGCCACCAAGACCCGCACCGCCACCGAACCCGGCGCCGCCTTCAAGTCCGCCACCGGCCCGCAGCCCAACACCTTCACCGAAACCGGCACGGCCACCGAAACCGCTCTCACCACCGAGACCGATACCGGCGCGGCCGCCCAGGCCGCTCTCGCCGCCGAAACCAAGACCAGCGCGGCCGCCGAATCCGGTCTGCGCACCCAAACCGATGCCGGTCAGGCCGCCACCGCCAAGTCCGAAGCCGCCGTGTCCACCAAAGCCACCACCAATACCCAGGCCGGCATTGAGGCCGACGCCCAAACCAAACTCGCTTCCGAAGCCGCCACCATGACCGGGGCCGTGGCCGAATTCACCCACGCCAGGCCGGAACCCGCCCCAGCCGGGGCCACAGCCCGTACCGCCCCAATCGGGGCCACAACCGGGTCCGAACCCAGGCCGGTCGCCCCAGCCGTGTCCCCAGCCAGGCCGACCGTCGTCCCATCCGTGGTGTCCCCAACCGGGCCGCCCGTCACCCCAGCCCGGACGGAAGCCACCCCAGCCAGGTCCGAAACCGGGACCAAACCCGCCGGTGCCGGGACCAAATCCGCCCCAACCGGGCTGAAAGCCGAACCCGCCGTAGCCGCCGCCGTACAGTCCGGCGTTGACGCCACCGAGCAGCGCGCCACCCAAGTCGCCAACGATCGCGCCACCGAGGCCGAGTGCGGCGCCGGCGCCGTCGACAACCGGCGCAATCGCGTCACCCACCAGGGCGCCCGCATCCTGAGCAACCGCGCCGACCAGGCCGGGTCCGTACCCGTAGCCCGGGTCGTATCCGCCGTATCCGGGGTCATAGCCGCCGTAGCCCTGGTCGTACCCGTAGCCCTGGTCGTAGCCGCCATAGCCCGGGGCAAAGCCGTACTGATCGGTGAGCACCTGCTGTAACCCGCCAATCGGGTCGCCCACGCCAAGGGGCACCCCCGGGACGGCGCTGGCCACCGCCGACGCGAACTCCTCCGGAGCCACATTGACCAAGCCTGCGTCGGTCATAGCTTGCCCGGGACCCGAAACGAATGCCTGGGCCGCGTCCGGGTTGGCAAACAAATCCATGATGTATTGGATCAGCCGGTCCATGATTGATTCCCCTCCAAGTCCCCTTCGCCGGATCGACCGGCGTTCTGCAATACACGCTATGGATTCCGCCCCCGCTCGGAATCGGGGTTGGATCCCCCAGCTGACCGAGGCCCCACCGGGATCCATGGGGGCATCCCGTTAGGGGATTAGGGGATATGCGGGGATGCCCCAACGCAGCCCAAAGAAGCCCCTATCACGTGGTATTAGCGCAGCTCAGAGCTGTAAAATTCGACCGCGAAGGTGAAGACTCAGCCGTGCAGGCCGAAGTCGTGGTGCTCGGGCTCCCCGGGATGCGGGTGGGCGACCGGGTGATCCCACACGCCGAGGTCGTGCGCCGGGAATCCCCCATGGTCGACCGTTGCATCCGGCGTCTCAGCCCCGGTGAGCTGCACCGACGCTCCAGGAGAGTCAATACCGAGCGGCCGTGGATCGGTGGGCGGCTGGACGGGCGTCGGGATCGACGGCTGATGGATCACGCTGGCCGCCGGACCGTGCGAATCGACCACCCCCGCGGGGGTGTGCGGCGTGAATGCATCGAGGGCGGCCGCAGCCGCGCCGCTTGCCCAGACGTTTCCATGATCGGGGGCGGGCACGCCCGAGGCCGGTGCTGTCGGAGAACCCATCGACAGCGAATCCGTCACCATAGGAATCAGATTATTGACATCGGCGCTGGTCACATCGGTGAGGTGAGCATCCGCGATGGACTGCGCGGGGTTGGCCGCGTAGCGCGCCGCGGCATCGGGGTCGCGCACGAGCGAGATCACGAAGTCGAGCAGTGAGTTTGCCATCGGGCGCACCTCCTTGCCGTACTCCGCCCTTGCCATCGGCGTCCACAGGGGCCGCCCAGTCAATTGCCACGATGCTATCGGCTCAACCGAGCGATGTGATCGGTGCGCACCCCACCCGGCGCCCGACGGCATTAGGGGGTGCTGCGTTAGGGGAATCGCGGGACTACGGGGATGCCTACCCGGATACGGGGGTTGGTACGGCTATGGTGAAAAACCACTCCTGACCACCAGCGCAGCACCGATTAGGGGGTACGCGACATCAGCGACTCCCAAATGGCCGAAAAAATCGCGCAAGCACTGGCCGACGCACCGACCATTCCGGTCAAGCTCGTGATCAGCGGCGGTATCGGAACCGGGAAAACCACCGCCCTTGCCGCGGTCCGCGACGAGCTGCGACGTTCCGGGCTGACCGTGCTCGCCCGCCCTGCCCGGGCGGGCGATCCACCCGATGCCGCGCTGGTCATCGACGACGCCCACCTGATGAGCGAGCCCGAGCTGCTCAGCCTTATCGAGTCTGTCGCCGACCCGCGCACCACCGTGGTGGTCGCCGCCGAGCCGCAGCAACGCCTGCGGGACCTGACCGTGGCGATGGAGCGGGATCGACCGCGCATATCGCTGGATCCCCTGCCCGTCGCCGAAGACCTGGCGGCGTGCACCGCGGGACTGCCGTTTCTGGTTAACGCAACGTCGCAGGGCACACACTCGCCGGCCCAGGCGGCCACGTTCGCGCTGATCGCACGGCTGCGCCGGCTCGACGAACCCGACCTGGACACGCTGCTCATCATGTCGCTGACCCAGGACCTGGGAGCAG
This genomic interval carries:
- a CDS encoding Hsp70 family protein, whose product is MSESLGLSIGMANLVAARTGGDVVTRRSVLTLFDQRPSEVGLPEETGDPADAGLVMRGFVERVGDRTPLVAADGTKYLGDALTVEALEAMARAVDYGTPVTIAVPAYWSPEQSAALREEFFAQPGLAPNGVPPALISDATASLTALRAEPDFPAQGIVALCDFGASGTTVTLSDAGSDYAQIGPSVRYREFSGDGIDQLILDRMRDSVPSDSSGGVASTTRMGSLTRLLDQYRTAKEELSTAPVTTVPAVTGEDVELSRNEFEELISGPLDEFVTGVENILRHNEIPATKLAAVATVGGGAAIPLLATRLSERLGVPVHTAPQPAFTAALGAASFGLQHPATSAVPSPAVGNATQLAPAVPADMTQAIPNARIEEEGPLAWSEDEDEEDPVPYTGPEHSGQYVRDAMGFEYEEDDPSAAAPPPWYRRTAVVLSLAAAAAAIMVATILALTLGEENPRPVQPSPSHPTAPPPEQTVTVTEPNPTETVTAPPPPPPSTTTTTEPPVTITEAPPTTTYQPPPTTTVPPPTTTVPPPVPTERERHWPWRRY
- the iniC gene encoding isoniazid-induced dynamin-like GTPase IniC, whose translation is MSTSDRVRAILGGTVQAYRGEPAFRNRPEVFFELDRIGARLNEPIRIALAGTLKAGKSTLLNALVGQDIAPTDATEATRIVTWFRHGPTPKVTANHWGGRHSNVPINHSSGLTFDFRTLNPADVADLDVEWPAEELVETTIIDTPGTSSLTREASERTLRLLVPPDGVPRVDAVVFLLRTLNAADVALLKQIGQLVGGSTGALGIIGVASRADEIGAGRIDAMLSAADVAQRFTKEMNETGICQAVVPVSGLLALTARTLRQSEFIALQKLASADTTELSKAMLSVDRFVRVESPLPVDAATRAQLLDRFGMFGLRISLAVLATGVADAAGLADELLERSGLVALREVIDQQFAQRSDMLKAHTALVSLRRFVEAFPIVATPYVIADIDPLLADTHAFEELRLLSQLSSRPTMLNTEEIASLRRIIGGSGTRPASRLGLDRNADPNEGPRAAFAAAQRWRRRAEHPLNDPFTTKACRAAVRSAEAMVADFATHGPNIQPRQ
- a CDS encoding dynamin-like GTPase family protein; the protein is MTQASDPRRVSVIVELIDHTIAIAELSERNDLAERLARARDRITDPQIRVVIAGQLKQGKSQLLNSLLNLPVARVGDDEATVVITVVSHGDPPSARLIVAAGPNGEPAPVDIPIDDINTDLRRAPQAGNREVLRVEIAAPSPLLQGGLTFIDTPGVGGHGQPHLSATLGLLPNADALIMVSDTSQELTEPEMWFIRQAHRICPVSVLAATKTDLYPHWRDIVAANTAHLQRAGVPIPILPVSSLLRSHAVTQNDTELNEESNFPAIVKFLSERVLTRETDRVRDEVLRDIRSAAEQLTMSAGSELAVVNDPGLRDGLAEDLERRKRDALDALEQTALWQQVLNDGFTDLSTDVDHDMRARFRSLTEDIERQIDSCDPTRHWAEIGSDVEEAVATAVGDNFVWAYQRAEELADDVARSFAAAGLDSVLTPQLSQRAMGGDFGQLKSVSDLESKPAGKGQKMVSGLRGSYGGVVMIGMLSSVAGLGLFNPLSVGAGLILGRMAYKEDKENRLLRARAEAKTNVRRFVDDISFVVGKESRDRLKIIHRTLRDHYRDIANEISRSLNESLQSTIAAAHVEEAERDNKVRELERQLNILNQVTENVDKLTPQVTVGRV
- a CDS encoding Rv0340 family IniB-related protein — its product is MANSLLDFVISLVRDPDAAARYAANPAQSIADAHLTDVTSADVNNLIPMVTDSLSMGSPTAPASGVPAPDHGNVWASGAAAAALDAFTPHTPAGVVDSHGPAASVIHQPSIPTPVQPPTDPRPLGIDSPGASVQLTGAETPDATVDHGGFPAHDLGVWDHPVAHPHPGEPEHHDFGLHG